The following nucleotide sequence is from Podospora bellae-mahoneyi strain CBS 112042 chromosome 1 map unlocalized CBS112042p_1, whole genome shotgun sequence.
CTGTTTCCTTGTCAATCTTTCTCTATTTCCATCTTGATTATCATTATCGCccagagaagagagagagagaacgtCATAAACTTCATCCACACCTTCCctatggtggtggtctctgAAAACGGGATCATCGCCCAGCCGGCATCCTACATAAccacccctttttttttccccttcgcCTCCTCGCGCATATGCGGGATATGTAATGCGAGGGGCAGCGGGTCGCGCCCGACGCACAGATATGGTACATGCTTAATGCTGCCGGTAAAGGGAGAGAgacggggaagaggaaaaCTCAGAGTTTGGaaacatcctcatccacctccccaaaaatGTTCAGAAAGGCGGTATGCACCTCATCAGTGAGGTCACTGGCCTGAAGGCTGCGGCCTCTTTTGGCAAAGGCAAGGCGAGAGCATTCCTACATGGCTTTTCGTCAGCGCTTGTTCATCTAGAAGCAGGATATCTTTCATATcctcaaaaagaaaaaagaaaaaagcacTCACCCTCGTAATCGcactccccccaaaaaccgccaaccccgccgtctcctcctccttcatcttgtGCTTAACATCCCACAACCCCTCATGATAAgccttcctccaccccaaaaaaGTAGCAATACTCCCCGTGAGCGTATCCCCCTGCCCACcactcctcttcttcccgcCCTCCAAATCAACACTATACGTTACTGTCCCGTTGCTGAGGTAATCTTTTCCCCCCTTTTGTAaaaccatcacccctcccaactccCTAGCCAACCGTTCCACTCTATCTGtctccttgccctcctttGCCACCTCCTTCTCTATATTCAGTGCCTTGGCCAGTCTCTCAAACTCAACTACGTTGGGGGTGAGGACAGCCTCTTGGTAACCCCTTACAAGGTCGGGGTCGTTGCAgatgaggagaagggcgTCAGCGTCGAGGACCATGGGcatgttttgtttctttgcCGCTTGGATGACCAAAGCAACGGTTTTTTGCATGAGGGGGTCACGGCCTAAGCCGGggccgatgacgaggacatggaggcgggagaggagggggatgattCTCGAGGCGATTTCGGAGGGGTCGGTGTCGTGTTtgcaggcggtggaggggtcgcTGTCCTCGCCGGCGGgtttggcgggggaggaagggagggagcgCATCAGGGGGTGGACCATTAAGTTGGGGGAGTAGGTTTTGATTACGGTTGCTGCGGTGGGAGTGCAGATTACATGGGACTGTAAGGGTCATGGTGCTTAGTAAAGTGTATATGGAGGTGTGAAGGTATATCTTCATGGTGGTCAGTCCCCAAAAGCAGGGCGAGGTAGGGTGAAGATCTCAAGGTGATGTTCAAAGGGAGTAGTTAAAGatagaagaggaagaaacaCATACCAAATCACACCCCAACCTAGCACTCGCCATAGCAGAAAAGTACGGCGCCCCCGTGTAATCCTCACTCCCGCCGATGACGGCTACTCTTCCCATCTGCCCTGTATTCTCATTCATCAGCATGTCTTCTTTAACTCTCCCTActctcctcacccccaaTATCTCACCCTCCCTACCTCAATCCCCACGAGGAGGTAAAACAGACAGATAACGGTAAACGTGGTCATAATAAACCAAATCGAATGTAGGGAGAGAAAACAACAGTCTCACTCACCCTTATGAAACCTCTCCAACATAGGCGGAATCAACtgcctcaccctccccaaaatctcctTCGTAGCAGAAGACATACTGGCTTCGCTATTCGGGGTTCCACTGCTGCTCATCTCTACACCTCCATGTTAACCCCTAACCTCAAAAAGCAACAATAGCATAAGATGGATAAGATGGGATgaacctctctctctttgctTCGAATGAGGGGCAGGAGCTTGCTTACCTCCTTGCAATTTGGAGCCGTTGTTGAATCAGGAACAAACTGCTCGTGGTTTCAACTCAAAGGTGTCTCAGTCGATAAATCAATTAATTCAATGCGGCTGCAATGAGTGAAAGATCGTATTGGTGATTGTCAAATTGGTTGCAAGTTCTGGTGTAAATTGACGTTCGTTCGCCAAGGACCCATCATGATGTCACCAAAGTACCCAGTGGAGGGGGTTCGG
It contains:
- a CDS encoding uncharacterized protein (COG:G; BUSCO:EOG09263Y3L; EggNog:ENOG503NUFF), which translates into the protein MSSSGTPNSEASMSSATKEILGRVRQLIPPMLERFHKGQMGRVAVIGGSEDYTGAPYFSAMASARLGCDLSHVICTPTAATVIKTYSPNLMVHPLMRSLPSSPAKPAGEDSDPSTACKHDTDPSEIASRIIPLLSRLHVLVIGPGLGRDPLMQKTVALVIQAAKKQNMPMVLDADALLLICNDPDLVRGYQEAVLTPNVVEFERLAKALNIEKEVAKEGKETDRVERLARELGGVMVLQKGGKDYLSNGTVTYSVDLEGGKKRSGGQGDTLTGSIATFLGWRKAYHEGLWDVKHKMKEEETAGLAVFGGSAITRECSRLAFAKRGRSLQASDLTDEVHTAFLNIFGEVDEDVSKL